From the genome of Winogradskyella forsetii, one region includes:
- a CDS encoding glycoside hydrolase family 43 protein, which translates to MPEDNIEHIDFNALNKKAIAQPLVSHIYTADPSAHYFNGKIYIYPSHDIDGGEAFDDLGSHFAMEDYHVISMDTIDSEAVDNGLALHVKDVAWAEKQMWAPDAAHKDGKYYLFFPAKGYDGIFKIGVAISNSPTGPFTPQPEAIKESFSIDPAVFEDEDGSYYMYFGGLWGGQLQRWRTGTFNAQQPDSPTAHLPEDDEVSLMPKVAKMTDDLLEFVEAPKDIMILDENGQPILAGDNDRRFFEAAWLHKHNGKYYFSYSTGDTHFICYAMGDSPYGPFTYKGIILEPVVGWTSHHSICKVEEKWYLFYHDSSLSKGVTHLRSVKVSELIHDDSGLISPLKPYKE; encoded by the coding sequence ATGCCTGAAGATAATATAGAACATATTGATTTCAATGCTTTAAATAAAAAAGCTATCGCACAACCGCTTGTTTCACATATTTATACAGCAGATCCTTCCGCTCATTATTTTAATGGAAAAATTTACATCTATCCTTCGCACGACATTGATGGTGGTGAAGCATTCGATGATTTAGGCAGCCATTTTGCAATGGAAGACTATCATGTGATATCAATGGATACTATTGATAGTGAAGCTGTAGATAATGGTTTAGCTCTACATGTGAAAGACGTTGCTTGGGCCGAAAAACAAATGTGGGCACCAGATGCTGCTCACAAAGACGGTAAATATTATTTATTTTTTCCAGCAAAAGGTTATGATGGTATTTTTAAAATAGGTGTAGCCATAAGTAATTCGCCAACAGGACCATTTACACCACAACCCGAAGCCATAAAAGAGAGTTTTTCCATAGATCCTGCAGTTTTTGAAGATGAAGACGGAAGCTATTATATGTACTTTGGAGGTTTATGGGGCGGACAACTACAACGTTGGAGAACAGGAACCTTTAATGCTCAACAACCCGATAGTCCAACCGCACATCTTCCTGAAGATGATGAAGTATCCCTTATGCCAAAAGTGGCTAAAATGACTGATGATTTATTAGAGTTTGTAGAAGCACCAAAAGACATTATGATTCTTGATGAAAATGGTCAACCGATATTGGCTGGTGACAACGATAGACGTTTTTTCGAGGCCGCGTGGCTACACAAGCACAATGGTAAATATTATTTTTCATACTCAACAGGAGACACCCATTTTATATGTTATGCCATGGGTGACAGTCCGTATGGACCTTTTACTTATAAAGGTATCATTCTGGAACCTGTTGTAGGCTGGACGTCGCACCACTCTATTTGTAAAGTGGAAGAAAAATGGTATTTATTTTACCATGACTCTAGTTTATCAAAAGGAGTGACGCATTTGCGATCTGTTAAGGTGAGTGAGCTTATTCATGATGACAGCGGCCTAATCAGCCCCTTAAAACCTTACAAAGAATAA
- a CDS encoding endo-1,4-beta-xylanase, producing MMKISKQILLILVMFTVVFSCKKTEEAPSQPNTLRNVYKDAFYIGTAVNRFQIDETDSTMAAIVGKEFNSITAENMMKSVHMHPKRDTFNFEIADKFVALGEKYDMFIHGHTLIWHSQLSPWFRTIEDSLEFADVAEKHVKDITTHFKGKIDSWDVVNEALNEDGTLRNSIFLKKMGEDYLASAFKWTAEIDPDVDLYYNDYNMTNVDKRKGAIRMVKNILDQGIKVDGIGMQGHWHLNSPSLEDIEQSILDYSELGVKVAITELDVSVLPNPYDLEGAEISQNFENSEGMNPYKESLPDSIQVKLANRYKDIFNIFLKHKDKISRVTFWGVSDGQSWLNGFPIRGRTNYPLLFDRDLKPKAAYDSIIALKERFDKQPAN from the coding sequence ATGATGAAAATATCAAAACAAATCCTACTAATCCTAGTAATGTTTACAGTTGTATTTAGCTGTAAAAAAACTGAAGAGGCACCTTCACAGCCAAATACCCTTAGAAATGTTTATAAAGATGCATTTTATATAGGAACCGCAGTAAACCGATTTCAAATTGACGAAACGGACTCTACCATGGCAGCCATTGTTGGTAAAGAGTTTAACAGCATTACTGCTGAAAACATGATGAAATCAGTACACATGCATCCGAAAAGAGACACATTTAATTTTGAAATAGCAGATAAATTCGTGGCTTTAGGCGAAAAATACGATATGTTTATTCATGGCCACACACTGATATGGCATAGTCAGCTCTCACCATGGTTCAGAACTATAGAAGATAGTTTAGAGTTTGCTGATGTTGCCGAAAAACATGTGAAAGATATCACAACACACTTCAAGGGAAAAATTGATTCTTGGGATGTTGTGAATGAAGCTTTAAATGAAGATGGCACTTTAAGAAACTCTATTTTTCTAAAAAAAATGGGCGAAGATTATTTAGCATCTGCCTTTAAATGGACCGCAGAAATTGATCCTGATGTAGATTTATATTACAACGATTACAACATGACCAATGTTGATAAACGAAAAGGTGCGATTAGAATGGTAAAAAATATTTTAGATCAAGGAATTAAAGTAGATGGTATCGGTATGCAAGGTCACTGGCACTTAAACTCACCTTCTCTTGAAGACATTGAACAGAGTATTTTGGACTATTCGGAACTTGGCGTTAAAGTCGCAATAACAGAATTAGATGTGAGCGTTTTACCAAATCCTTATGATTTAGAAGGTGCAGAAATAAGTCAAAACTTTGAGAACAGTGAAGGTATGAATCCTTATAAGGAATCGTTACCAGATTCTATTCAAGTAAAATTAGCAAATAGGTACAAAGACATTTTCAACATCTTTCTTAAACACAAAGACAAGATTAGTAGAGTCACTTTTTGGGGCGTAAGTGATGGACAATCTTGGTTAAATGGTTTTCCAATTAGAGGAAGAACCAACTATCCATTACTTTTTGATAGAGACTTAAAACCCAAAGCGGCTTATGATAGTATTATTGCTTTGAAAGAAAGATTTGACAAACAACCTGCTAATTAA
- a CDS encoding MFS transporter codes for MSLESHKLSVKEKIGYSLGDLAANLVFQTLVTYLAYFYTDIYGLKANDASAVTLIVGLIAAFAFNPLMGVIADRTVSKWGKFRPWILWTAIPLGVAAMLAFSTPDFSYKGKVIYAVITYTLLLLLYAANNLPYSALSGVITGDMKERNSLSAYRFIAVMGAQFFVQVFMYDLILKAGDGNKAAGMETVMTWLAIIGTVMLLITFFTTKERVVPKPEQKSSIKEDLGDLFKNKPWIIMLTLTTLIFVTLAMKGGSYVYYFENYVNQESLNAFLNPLKSFLPTFENDTSLGLGVFNGGGILVGLLGIALSKKLADKYGKRNVFGASLFISTLFIISFYFYPPKAVGIIFGAQILHMFFYGISTPILWTMIADVADFSEWKTNRRATAIIFSAMMVGLKGGLSIGSALVAWILGLYGYITKEAAIQGVPTIQPESAIEGTRLLVSIYPAIPFLMGVGLLFFYEINKKMELQIEAELKERR; via the coding sequence ATGAGCTTAGAATCACATAAATTATCCGTAAAAGAAAAAATCGGATATAGCTTGGGAGACCTTGCCGCAAATTTAGTTTTCCAAACGTTAGTTACCTATTTAGCCTATTTTTATACGGATATTTATGGACTTAAAGCCAACGACGCTTCTGCCGTCACCTTAATTGTTGGGCTAATTGCTGCTTTTGCATTTAACCCACTAATGGGTGTTATAGCAGATAGAACGGTTAGTAAGTGGGGAAAATTTAGACCATGGATTTTATGGACCGCAATTCCTCTAGGAGTTGCTGCTATGTTAGCCTTTAGCACACCTGATTTTTCGTACAAAGGAAAAGTCATTTATGCCGTTATTACCTATACCCTTTTGCTTTTATTGTATGCTGCTAACAATTTACCATACTCTGCTTTAAGTGGTGTAATTACGGGCGATATGAAAGAACGAAATAGTCTTTCGGCTTATCGATTTATAGCCGTTATGGGTGCACAATTTTTCGTTCAGGTGTTTATGTACGATTTAATTTTGAAAGCAGGCGACGGTAATAAAGCTGCTGGAATGGAAACTGTAATGACTTGGCTGGCCATTATTGGTACAGTTATGCTATTAATCACGTTTTTCACTACCAAAGAACGCGTTGTACCAAAACCAGAACAAAAATCAAGTATTAAAGAAGACTTAGGCGATTTATTCAAGAACAAACCTTGGATAATTATGCTCACCCTTACCACGCTCATTTTTGTAACTTTAGCTATGAAGGGAGGTTCTTATGTATATTATTTTGAAAACTATGTAAATCAAGAAAGTCTTAACGCCTTTTTAAATCCACTAAAAAGCTTCTTACCTACCTTTGAGAATGATACATCCTTAGGCTTGGGTGTTTTTAATGGTGGCGGAATTTTGGTAGGGCTATTAGGTATAGCACTTTCAAAAAAGCTTGCGGACAAATACGGCAAACGTAATGTTTTTGGGGCATCTTTATTTATTTCAACCTTATTCATAATATCATTCTATTTCTATCCTCCAAAAGCAGTAGGTATCATTTTTGGAGCGCAAATATTACATATGTTTTTCTATGGTATTAGCACACCTATATTATGGACTATGATTGCAGATGTTGCCGATTTTTCTGAATGGAAAACTAACAGACGAGCAACCGCTATTATTTTTTCGGCAATGATGGTTGGTCTAAAAGGCGGTTTGAGCATTGGTAGTGCTCTTGTGGCTTGGATTTTAGGATTATATGGTTATATCACAAAAGAAGCTGCAATACAAGGCGTCCCAACGATACAACCCGAAAGTGCTATTGAAGGCACGCGGTTATTAGTAAGCATATATCCTGCCATACCCTTTTTAATGGGTGTCGGTCTATTATTTTTCTATGAAATCAACAAGAAAATGGAACTACAGATTGAAGCAGAACTCAAAGAAAGAAGATAA